TGCTTTACAGGCCCACGGCGGTAAAATAGCGTTCAAAAACATCAAGATTATGGAATTAGCAGATTAAAGCTGGTTTAGTCCAAACAAAAAGCGGGAGTAACTTATTACTCCCGCTTTTTGTTTATTGTACTCTGCGCATGTCCACATTATCCGGCGTGGTTAGCATAAGCGGTACTTTTTCAACCGTTACAAAGCTTAGGTCGAGGCCAAAACCGCGTTCTTCGGATAAACTGGCTTTTTTAAGCTGCACATAAATATCCATAATCAACTGCTCATAAAAAGACAGGTTGTGCGAGCGTGATAATGTTTTCTCGATCACCACGAAGCGGAAATCACCAACGATATTGTGTTTGCTTAAGGATTTGTATTTACTGGTGATATTTACTTCGCCATTCTTTACCAGATCCTCAACCACCCGGCGAAACAATACATTGATCTGCTGCTCCACACGGAAACCTAATTTAAAGTCGATACGGATAAGTTTGCCCGGCACCAGGAAATCAACCTCATACTCCCGGGTATACGGCTCATCAACCACGTCAACGTGTACCAACCAGTAAATATCCGCCCGTTTAGGCTGCTTTTGCAGTATGGAATAGATAATTTTTGATTCGACCTCCGAGTTAAAGTTAGCGCTGGTAAGGTAAACAAGTTGCGATGCATATTTGGGCACCGTTTCATCGTCACTCAACTCATTGATGATCTGGAAATAATCCTCTATTTCGATAAATTTAACATACCGGTTCTTGATCTTACGAGCAGTATGCCACGTCCACATCACCACAAAAAGCATAAAGCCGATGGATAAGGTGAACCAGCCGCCATGTACAAATTTAACCAGGTTACCTAACAAAAATGTACCTTCAATTACCAGGTATACTGCGAAAAATAAAGCGATGAGATAAGCCGGCACTTTGCGGCGCTGCAAAAATTTGGATACCAATATGGTAGTCATCAGCATGGCTACGGTGATACTTAAACCGTAAGCGGCCTCCATTTTTTCGGATTTTTCAAACAGCAATACCACGATGATACAGCCCGCACAAAGTATCCAGTTGATACTTGGAACATATAACTGCCCTTTTTGATCGGTAGGATAGTTAATGCGCACTTTAGGCCAAAGGTTGAGCCGCACAGCCTCGGCTATCAACGTAAATGAGCCGGATATAAGCGCCTGGCTGGCAATAATAGCGGCAACTGTTGCCAGGCCGATACCGAATATTAGGAAGCCCTCGGGCATGATCAGGTAAAACGGGTTTTTAGCACCCAGATATTCGCCGTTATGATTAATAAGCCATACCGCCTGCCCCAAATAGTTTAATACTAAACAGCTTTTCACATATATCCAGCTTACGCGTATGTTTGAGCGGCCGCAGTGGCCAAGATCGGAATACAGCGCCTCGGCACCTGTTGTACACAGGAAAACCGCGCCTAAGATTACGAAGGCGTTAGGGTTATTACTTAACAGATCGTAGGCGTAATACGGGTTTAACGCTTTAAGCACCCATGGCATTTGCACTACCATCATGATGCCTAAAACACCCATCATGGTAAACCACAGGAACATAATAGGCCCGAATGCTTTACCTACCAGTGAGGTACCAAACTGCTGAATAATAAATAACAGGGCTATAATGATGAGTACGATTTGATACGTAGGCAGCGTCATCTGCGGGAAGCGGGTATGCAACCCCTCAATGGCGGATGATATGGTGATAGGCGGGGTAATAATACCATCGGCCAGCAAGGCGCAGCCTCCTACCACGGCAGGTACAATGAGCCACCTTGCTTTACGGCGTACCAGTGAGAACAGCGAGAATATGCCACCCTCACCCTTATTGTCGGCCAGCAGGGTAATTAATACATATTTTACGGTGGTTTGCAGGGTAAGCGTCCAGAATATGCACGAAACGCCGCCCAATACAAGACTCTCGTTTATTGCTTGCGCACCTACAATGGCTTTAAATACGTACAGCGGGGAGGTACCGATATCGCCGTAGATGATTCCCAGGCTGATAAGCAGTCCAGGAATGGTGAGTTTTTGAAGGTCTTTATGACTTGACACTATCTTGTAAAAAATGCGAAATTATAAATTTTTACGCATAAAACTTAAACTTAATAACCCCGTATAAGTCAATGCATATATCAGTACAATGATACATGCATTTTGTTAAAAAGTGTTAAATATTAAATATAAAGCCTAACTTTTTGAATAGGCATGGTGTAATTTATACATTTGTAGCAGTGTAACTGTATGAGGCAAAAATTTACTTTTAATAATTTATGGTTTATCGTGATCGCAATAGCGGTGACCATGAATTTTGCTTTCGCAGGAACCTCCGCTTCGCAGGATAGCCTTATCCTTAAAAAAAAGAACAAAACTTCGTACTTAAAAAGCGGCTTGCCCTTTACCCTGCCGCCGCTTAAACCGGGCACCGTATCAACAACAAAGCTTAGCGTTAACCGGCCCGACGATAAACTGCTTAGCAACGTACAGATTTACCCTAACCCGGTTTCAGATCAGATCAACTTGAGGTATGACTTATCGCGCAACAGCAATGTAACCATCAAGATTGTGGATATGCTAGGTAATGATGTTGCTACTATTTTTTCGCAACACGTGAGCTCCGGCGATCAGAAATTCACCTACATCATCAACAACAAACTTAGCCGCGGCTTTTACTTCCTTCGAATTATAGCCGGCACCGAGTCGACTATTAAAAGACTTTCTGTTCTTTAGCCATTGGGCATTAGCCATTTTTTTCTAATATTCTGCTTACTGCTCTCAAAATTTCACAATCAGTATTCACCAATAACTGATCGCCAAATCTTCACAATTCACCACTCACCATTAACCACAATTTACTTAGCTTTGGCGCTTTACCACATTTACTGTTATGAAGATTATTGCCATTGGGCGCAACTACGCCGAGCACGCAAAAGAACTGAACAACCCGGTACCCACCACCCCGGTTATATTTATGAAGCCTGATACGGCGTTGCTTAAGGATAACAAACCCTTTTACCATCCCGAATTTAGCGAAGATGTGCATTATGAAACCGAACTGGTATTAAAAATCTGCAAGGAAGGCAAACACATCAGCGAAAAGTTCGCGGCTAACTATTACGATGAAATTGGCCTTGGCATTGATTTTACCGCGCGGGATATTCAATCAAAACACAAAGAAAAGGGCTTGCCCTGGGAGCTGGCCAAAAGTTTTGACGGCTCGGCGCCCATCAGTAATTTTTTCCCGAAAGATACGTTCGCTGATCTGTACAACATCAATTTCAGCCTGAAAATAAATGGTGAAAATCGTCAGGCAGGCAACACAAACAACCTGCTTTTTTCGTTTGAACGTATCATCGCGTTTGTATCTCAATACATCACCCTAAAAAAAGGCGACCTTATTTTTACCGGCACTCCTGAGGGCGTGGGCCGTGTAGCCATAGGCGATCATTTGGAAGGATTTATTGAGGGAGATCAAATGCTTGATTTTTACGTGAAATAATAACGGATGACTTTAAAAAAACTTCGCTTGCTTGTAACCGGTCTGTTTATTTGCGGCAGCGCCGCTGCACAAAATATTATACAAAATAACTTTTACCCTAAGGACATTTTTCGCTACCCGCTTGACCTGCCGCCGAGTACTGCAGGGTCTTTTGGCGAATTGCGGCCTAACCACTTCCACTCCGGGCTCGATTTTAAAACCAACCAGCGTACCGGCTACCCTATATATGCCATACTGGATGGCTTTGTATCGCGCTTGCGCATACAATACGGCGGCTTTGGCCGGGCGGTTTATATTACGCACCCCAACGGCTTTACCTCGGTATACGGGCACCTGGAAAGGTTTAGTCCGGAGATCGAGGCACTGATACGTGATTACCAAATGCAGCGCCAAAGCTACGAGGTTGACTTTCAGCTACTGCCCTTACAGCTTCCCTTAAAAAAAGGTGAAGTGTTTGCCTGGACGGGCAACGCGGGCGCATCAGCCGGGCCGCACTTGCACTTTGAACTGCGTGACAGCAAGACCGAAGAAACCATTAATCCGCAGTTGTTCGGCCTTACCATACCTGATAAGGTTCCGCCTACCCTGCAAGCCATTGCCACTTACCATTTTGCCGATGGCGCGCCCTTCAGCGAGAAAACGCCGCATATGTTTTTAGCTGTGGTAGGCGCTAATGGCCAGTACCGTTTAAAAAACAATCAGCCCATACACTTAAGCGGCGAAACCGGTTTTGGTTTAACCGCTTATGATATGAACAGCGTATCGCCCAACCACAATGGCATCTACTCGGTTGAATTAAAACTGGATGGCAATACGGTATACACCTTTGCGGTGGAGCGCTTTGGGTTCGATCAAACCCGGGCCATTAATGCTTACCTGGATTACCCGGCCTTCCTAACCTCGCGCCGCTGGATGCAGAAATGCTTTGTGCCGCCGGGCAGTAACATATCTTTATACCCACAATCAGTGAATCGTGGTATAATTAATTTTGATGATGATGCCATGCACGAGGTACAATACGTAGTACGCGATGTTGCAGGTAATACATCTACACTAACTGTAAATGTAAAATCATCAAAAAACGAGATAAAACCCTTTGTACCCAAAGGACCGTTGTTTCAATACGACAAAACCAACGAGTTTAATAATGATAAAGTAAAGGTGGTTATAGAACCCGGTAATTTGTACGACAACCTTGACTTTAACTACGCACGCTTGCCGCGCAAACCGGGCACTTATTCAGAAACGCATCGTATACATAACCGCTTTACGCCTATACACTCAAGCTTTAGCTTATGGATAAAACCCGACAGCAGCATCGGCCAAAATGCCGATAAAGCCGTACTGATCAACACTGCCGGTAATCTGGCTATTGGCAAATTTGAGGATGGTTACGTTAAAGGCCAATGCCGCTTTTTTGGCGATTACTATATTAAAATTGATACGGTGCCGCCGGTAATTACGCCGGTAAATATTCGCGAGGGCAGCAACCTATCGGCCGTCAAAAGCATTAACCTGCGCATGAGCGATAACCTCTCGGGCGTTAAAAGCTACACCGGCAAAATTGATGGCAAGTGGGTGTTGGTTGAGCACGACTACAAGACCAAATTGTTAAGATATTATTTTGACAAGGATATTAAGCCCGGAAAACATACATTTGAACTGACAGTAACTGATGCTAAAGACAACGCATCGCAATTTAAAGCTAACTTTTACCGATAGAAAAATATGGCAACATTAGCAGTTGGCGACAAAGCGCCTGATTTTGAAGCAAAAGACCAAAATGGCAAAGCCATTTCATTAGCCGATTTTAAAGGCAAAAACGTGATACTTTATTTTTATCCGAAAGATGATACCCCTGGATGTACTGCAGAGGCCTGTAGCTTCAGGGATAACTATCAATCGCTGATTAGCCAGGGCTTTGAGGTGATTGGCGTGAGCACGGATGACGAGAAATCGCACAAAAAGTTTGAAACCAAATACAGCCTGCCCTTTACGCTGATAGCTGATGAAAGCAAGGAGATTGTTGAAGCCTACGGCGTTTGGGTTGAAAAAAACATGTACGGCAAAAAATATATGGGTACGGCACGTAAAACGTTTTTAATTAACGGAGATGGTATTATCGATCAGATTATTGACAAGGTAGATACCAAAAACTCATCGCAGCAGATATTAGATGTGTTGAAATAACACCTATATATCAGATTAATATTTATTTTAGCCGAAATTTAAATTTATTGCAATAAAACCTATCATTTAATGAAACAAAACATAGAGCAATTAAAACAAACCGCATCACAGGTGCGTCGTGACATTGTGCGCATGGTACATGGCTGCCAGTCAGGCCACCCGGGCGGATCATTGGGCTGTACTGACTTTTTGGTAGCCCTTTATTTTAACATCATGAATAACGATCCGTCGTTCAATATGGATGCTAAGGGTGAAGACCTGTTCTTCCTTTCAAACGGACACATTTCACCGGTATTTTATAGCGTACTGGCACATGCCGGTTACTTTGATAAATCAGAATTAGGCACCTTCCGTAAACTAAATTCAAGGTTGCAGGGCCACCCAACTACCCACGAGGGTTTACCGGGTGTACGTATCGCTTCAGGTTCATTAGGCCAGGGCCTTTCAGTAGCAATCGGCGCTGCTTTGGCTAAACGTTTAAACGGCGACGACAGCATTGTTTACACCCTGCACGGTGATGGCGAGTTACAGGAAGGCCAAATATGGGAAGCAGCCATGTTTGCTCCGCACAATAAATTAGATAGATTAATTGCTACTGTTGACTATAACGGCCAGCAAATTGACGGCCCTACCGAAATGGTATTGTCATTAGGTAACCTGAAAGCAAAATTCGAGGCCTTTGGCTGGGAAGTGCTTGAGGAGCCGAATGGTAATGATATGGCCAGCGTTGTTGCCGTGCTTGAAAAAGCCAAAAGCTTAACCGGTAAAGGCAAACCCATCGCCATCCTGCTAAAAACAGGCATGGGTTACGGTGTCGACTTTATGATGGGCAGCCACAAATGGCACGGTGTTGCACCTAACGATGAGCAACTGGCAACAGCTTTAGCTCAGCTTGAGGAAACACTGGGCGATTATTAAGCCCCCCTGTCCCCTGAAGGGGGTGCAGTTGCGGTAGCGGTTGCAGTTATAAGTTTTTAATCTATTATCAATCACAATAAAATATTAAGAGTCCTCTCCTTTGGAGAGGGTTTAGGTGAGGTTATGAAAAAATACACTTACACAGATAAAAAAGATACGCGTTCGGGTTTTGGCGACGGTTTGCTTGAAGCCGGTAAACGTAACCCGGAAGTGGTTGCACTTTGTGCCGACCTGGTAGGCTCATTAAAAATGGCCGACTTTATAAAAGCTTTCCCTGAGCGCTTTTTCCAAACAGGTATTGCCGAGGCTAACATGATCGGTATGGCAGCAGGTTTAACCATTGGCGGTAAAATTCCGTTCACCGGTACCTTCGCTAACTTTTCAACCGGCCGCGTTTACGACCAGATCCGCCAGTCGGTGGCTTATTCTGACAAGAACGTTAAAATTTGTGCTTCTCACGCGGGTTTAACCCTTGGTGAGGACGGTGCTACACATCAGATACTGGAGGACATCGGCCTGATGAAAATGTTACCGGGCATGACGGTGATCAATCCTTGCGATTATAACCAAACCAAAGCCGCCACCATCGCTATTGCCGAGCATCATGGCCCGGTATACCTGCGTTTCGGTCGCCCGGTGGTGCCTATTTTTACTGATGCCGATCAGAAATTTGAGATCGGTAAAGCATGGATGGTTAACGAGGGCGCTGATGTATCAATCTTCGCTACCGGCCACCTGGTATGGGAAGCCATACAGGCAGGCGAAAAACTGGCTGAAGAAGGTATTGATGCGGAGATCATCAACATACACACCATTAAACCTTTGGATGCTGAGGCTGTCTTAAAATCAGTAGCAAAAACAGGTTGCGTGGTAACTGCCGAAGAGCATAACCGTTTAGGTGGCTTAGGCGATAGCATTGCACAATTACTGGCTGTTAACAACCCAACTCCACAGGAGTATGTGGCTGTAAATGACAGCTTTGGCGAAAGCGGTACACCTGCGCAACTGATGACCAAATATGGTTTGGATGCTGAGCACATCATCGCCGCGGCTAAAAAAGTAATGGCACGCAAAAAACAAAACAGCTAAGTTCTTTATTTTAGGGTTAAAGATTTGATATGGCCGCACAGGCTGAAGACGAAGAAATACTAAGTAAGTTCCGCGACGAACGCACCAGGAACGAAGCCTTTAATCTGCTACTTAAAAAGTATCAGCAGAAAATTTATTGGCACGTGCGCCGTATGGTTATTGACCATGACGACGCCGACGACCTGACGCAGGATGTTTTCGTTAAGATATGGAAGAACTTACCGGGTTTCAGGAACGACGCGCAGTTGTACACCTGGATGTACCGCATTGCCACCAACGAGTGCATTACATTTTTGAACAGAAAGAAAATGAAGAATAATGTACCGCTGGATGATGTAGCCTATGAACTGGCCGATACACTGGCCGATTCAACATACTTTAACGGCGACAAGGCCCAGTTGAAATTACAGCAGGCCTTGCTCACTTTACCCGAAAAACAAAGACTTGTGTTTAACATGAAATATTTTGACGATATGAAGTATGAAGAGATATCTGATGTGCTGGGCACCAGCGTTGGAGCGCTTAAAGCGTCTTTCCACCTGGCAGTAAAAAAGATAGAAGCTTACCTCCTATCGTCAGAATTATAATTTTTTAAAAATCACTTTAAACCTTTTGCTAAAGTATTAATCTAATGAGAGTATGAAGAGCGATATGGATACAAGAGATTGGCTGAATGAATTTCCCGCACTGAAACAGGTTGATGCAAATAACCCGTTTACAGTGCCTGCAGGCTATTTCGATGACCTTCGCGAACGCACTCTTTCCCTTAAAAATTTAGATGATATAAGTTTACGGCAAGCCGGCTTTTCTGTTCCCGAAAGTTATTTTGAGGAGCTTGAAGCTAATATAAGCAGCCGTATTACCGTAGCCGCTGCGGTAAATATAGACAATACAGGTTTTATTTTACCCGACAATTACTTTGATAAATTAAGCGGCAACATTCAAAGCCGTATTAATATTGAAGAAGCGGCCGGCAGTGAAAGTGTAGGATTTGGGGTGCCCGAAGGATATTTCGAAAACCTGCAGCAAAACATTACCGCACGCATTGCTATTGATGAGGCCGTAAATGCCGACGAGCCTTTTGCCGTGCCTGCCGGATATTTTGATAAACTAAACGCGGCTATTTTAAGCAAAACCGTTGATGCTGATAAGCAGCAGACTGAACAGGAACCTGTTAAACAGCGTGGTATTGTACGTAAGTTTCTTACATCGGGCGTTTACAGGTATGCTGCGGCTGCATGTGTTACCATTGCCATTGGTGTTAGCTTCTTTTTACGGAAAGACGCGCAGCCGGTTGCTGCTAACGCAAACACGCCGCATGGCGAATCATACCTGCACAGCCGCTTGTCAAATATTCCGTTGAATGAGATTCGTGGTTATGCGGAGCAAAATCTTGACGCCGGTGAAACGCAAACTTACATTAGCGAAAACCTGAGCGACAAGGAGTTGTTGGACTATATTGATACTGAACTTTAATAATGAGTAATCTGGCCGGAAAAGTATATATTTTCATATTGTTTGTGCTGGGATTGTGCTTAACTGTTAAGGCGCAGGTACCTGATAACGCGCGTGGTTTGCGCTATCAGCAAAATAAAAGCAACAACGCGGCAACACAATCGCGCTTTGCCAAGCTGGCAAACGCTAAAAAGGATTACTTTGAGCGGCAGCTTAACCTTACCCCTGCCGAATCAAAAAAGTTTTGGCCTTTGTATCGCCAGTATCAGCAGCAGTTGGTTAATATTCGCCGCCTTAAACGCCTCAATAATTCAAGCGCACAGCCTAACGGCCAGGAACAGATCAACAAGGAGCTGTATTACGAAACCGAACTGGTGAATATTCACAAACGTTATAACGAAGAATTCCTGAAAATAATGCCTGCCGAAAAGGTTAGCGAACTCTACAAAAGCGAAAAGCAGTTTAACGACGAAGTGCTCAAACAACTCAGTGAGCGCAGTGAGCGTGCAGGAGATTGATCATCTTTGATTTATTGAATTATTGATTTATTGATTGTGTTGCACAATTGAACAGGCTTGTCATTTTGGAGATGGAGAAATCTGTCGCTGGAGACGTCAGGAAGCAGCTCTCCGCTATTTGTTCGAGGTAAGTTTTGATGCTGCGTCCTTGTGAGGTACGAAGCAATCTCTTTAAAACAATCTATAAGATAAATCGCCAGGGGATTGCTTCGTTCCTCGCAATGACGTGGTTGACGATACTCTTACTAAATCTACGATAGGTAATTGCATACCGTCAGGTAATTACCAAAAGAAAGTCAAGATAGATTACTTTACATCTCCCTTACAACGTAAATCATCGTTGATCTATATCTTTGCAAAACAAAATCAGTAAAACAATCTGCTATGCCTACGCTTCGCCAGCTATTTCTTTTGCATAATGCTCAAACTACCGACTTCCCGCTGCTGTTGGAATTCGAGCGTGCCGAGGGTGTATATATGTACGATGCGGAAGGCAAAGCCTATATGGATCTGATATCGGGCATAGGTGTAAGCAGCATCGGTCACCGTCACCCGCGTGTGGTGGAAGCTATTAAAAACCAGGTTGATAAATATATGCACCTAATGGTATACGGCGAATATGTTCAAACGCCACAGGTACGTTTTGCCGAGAAACTGATATCCGTTTTACCCGAACGCCTGGAGAGCGTTTACTTTGTAAATTCAGGTGCCGAAGCGGTTGAGGGGGCGCTAAAGCTTGCCAAGCGCTATACCGGCCGGTCAGAAATTATTGCCTGCTACAACTCTTACCACGGCAGTACACATGGCGCGTTAAGCGTTATGGGTAGCGCTGAGTTTAAACGTGGTTACGGCCCGCTGCTTCCAGATGTAAATTTTATTGAGTTTGACAGGTTGCCTGATCTGCAAAAAATCACCGATAAAACCGCCTGCGTTATTGTTGAAACCTTACAGGGCGAAGCCGGTGTACGTGTGCCAGAGATACAATACATGCAAGCTTTGCGCCATCAATGCGATAAAACAGGCACGCTTTTGATTCTGGATGAGATACAGGCCGGTATGGGGCGCACAGGCAAACTCTTCGCTTTTGAGCATTACGGCATCGAGCCGGATATACTATTGCTGGCCAAAGCGCTGGGCGGTGGTATGCCAATAGGTGCCTTTATATCTTCGCGCGAAACAATGGGTGCATTTAAGGACAACCCTATCCTTGGGCATATCACCACATTTGGCGGTCATCCGGTAAGCTGCGCCGCCGGGTTGGCAGCGCTTGAGGTGCTGCTCGACGAAGATTTAGCCGCGCAAGTGGCCGAAAAAGAACAATTATTTAAAGCACTGCTGGTACATCCCGCTATAAAACAAGTGCGCGGTAAGGGGTTAATGCTGGCCGCGGAATTTGAAAGCTTTGAGCTGGTTAAAAAAATAATTGACCGCTGCATACAAAACGGTATAATAACCGACTGGTTTCTGCACTGCTCCAACTCGATGCGCATAGCGCCGCCGCTGATTATAACACACGATGAAGTTAAAGATGCTTGTGCCGTTATAAATGAAGCGATCGAGCATTACACATAAGCTTTTAAATTCACTTCATTTTTCACAGGTTTTTTATAAACCTAATTGATAAAAACTTGTTTACTATTAAATTTTAATTAAATGCATGCCCTTTGGTATGCTTTGTGCAACATAGTGCTTGCTGACATCATAATGGGCTTTAAAGCTTTTCAGCGCACTTTTTTGATGATCTCGTGTCCTTTTTTTCGGCCGTTCTGCCAGACACATTGTATCAAAAGCACATTTAACTAAAAATAAAAAGTAAACATATATATCAATGAAGATCGCCTATATATCTACCTATCCACCCAGAGAGTGCGGTATAGCTACGTTTAACCAAAATCTGATGCGCGCCATAAACGCCAATTTCCCGGAAAGGAAAAAACCCTCGGATGGTGGTTATGTAGTAGCCCTGAACGACTCGTCGGATATTGAAGAATATGAGTATCCGGAAGAAGTAAAATATGTAGTACGTCAAAATAACCAAAAGGATTATATCCGCGCGGCGAATTATATTAATACCAGTACGGTTGACGCCTGCATCCTCGAACATGAATTTGGCATATATGGCGGCGAAAGCGGCATCTACATCCTCCCATTGATCAACAGGTTAGAAAAACCCCTGATCTCGATATTACACACTGTGCTTAAGGAGCCCAGTTATGTGCAGCGCATCATCA
This Mucilaginibacter defluvii DNA region includes the following protein-coding sequences:
- a CDS encoding KUP/HAK/KT family potassium transporter → MSSHKDLQKLTIPGLLISLGIIYGDIGTSPLYVFKAIVGAQAINESLVLGGVSCIFWTLTLQTTVKYVLITLLADNKGEGGIFSLFSLVRRKARWLIVPAVVGGCALLADGIITPPITISSAIEGLHTRFPQMTLPTYQIVLIIIALLFIIQQFGTSLVGKAFGPIMFLWFTMMGVLGIMMVVQMPWVLKALNPYYAYDLLSNNPNAFVILGAVFLCTTGAEALYSDLGHCGRSNIRVSWIYVKSCLVLNYLGQAVWLINHNGEYLGAKNPFYLIMPEGFLIFGIGLATVAAIIASQALISGSFTLIAEAVRLNLWPKVRINYPTDQKGQLYVPSINWILCAGCIIVVLLFEKSEKMEAAYGLSITVAMLMTTILVSKFLQRRKVPAYLIALFFAVYLVIEGTFLLGNLVKFVHGGWFTLSIGFMLFVVMWTWHTARKIKNRYVKFIEIEDYFQIINELSDDETVPKYASQLVYLTSANFNSEVESKIIYSILQKQPKRADIYWLVHVDVVDEPYTREYEVDFLVPGKLIRIDFKLGFRVEQQINVLFRRVVEDLVKNGEVNITSKYKSLSKHNIVGDFRFVVIEKTLSRSHNLSFYEQLIMDIYVQLKKASLSEERGFGLDLSFVTVEKVPLMLTTPDNVDMRRVQ
- a CDS encoding T9SS type A sorting domain-containing protein — its product is MRQKFTFNNLWFIVIAIAVTMNFAFAGTSASQDSLILKKKNKTSYLKSGLPFTLPPLKPGTVSTTKLSVNRPDDKLLSNVQIYPNPVSDQINLRYDLSRNSNVTIKIVDMLGNDVATIFSQHVSSGDQKFTYIINNKLSRGFYFLRIIAGTESTIKRLSVL
- a CDS encoding fumarylacetoacetate hydrolase family protein, translated to MKIIAIGRNYAEHAKELNNPVPTTPVIFMKPDTALLKDNKPFYHPEFSEDVHYETELVLKICKEGKHISEKFAANYYDEIGLGIDFTARDIQSKHKEKGLPWELAKSFDGSAPISNFFPKDTFADLYNINFSLKINGENRQAGNTNNLLFSFERIIAFVSQYITLKKGDLIFTGTPEGVGRVAIGDHLEGFIEGDQMLDFYVK
- a CDS encoding M23 family metallopeptidase, translated to MTLKKLRLLVTGLFICGSAAAQNIIQNNFYPKDIFRYPLDLPPSTAGSFGELRPNHFHSGLDFKTNQRTGYPIYAILDGFVSRLRIQYGGFGRAVYITHPNGFTSVYGHLERFSPEIEALIRDYQMQRQSYEVDFQLLPLQLPLKKGEVFAWTGNAGASAGPHLHFELRDSKTEETINPQLFGLTIPDKVPPTLQAIATYHFADGAPFSEKTPHMFLAVVGANGQYRLKNNQPIHLSGETGFGLTAYDMNSVSPNHNGIYSVELKLDGNTVYTFAVERFGFDQTRAINAYLDYPAFLTSRRWMQKCFVPPGSNISLYPQSVNRGIINFDDDAMHEVQYVVRDVAGNTSTLTVNVKSSKNEIKPFVPKGPLFQYDKTNEFNNDKVKVVIEPGNLYDNLDFNYARLPRKPGTYSETHRIHNRFTPIHSSFSLWIKPDSSIGQNADKAVLINTAGNLAIGKFEDGYVKGQCRFFGDYYIKIDTVPPVITPVNIREGSNLSAVKSINLRMSDNLSGVKSYTGKIDGKWVLVEHDYKTKLLRYYFDKDIKPGKHTFELTVTDAKDNASQFKANFYR
- the bcp gene encoding thioredoxin-dependent thiol peroxidase, whose translation is MATLAVGDKAPDFEAKDQNGKAISLADFKGKNVILYFYPKDDTPGCTAEACSFRDNYQSLISQGFEVIGVSTDDEKSHKKFETKYSLPFTLIADESKEIVEAYGVWVEKNMYGKKYMGTARKTFLINGDGIIDQIIDKVDTKNSSQQILDVLK
- a CDS encoding transketolase; translated protein: MYCNKTYHLMKQNIEQLKQTASQVRRDIVRMVHGCQSGHPGGSLGCTDFLVALYFNIMNNDPSFNMDAKGEDLFFLSNGHISPVFYSVLAHAGYFDKSELGTFRKLNSRLQGHPTTHEGLPGVRIASGSLGQGLSVAIGAALAKRLNGDDSIVYTLHGDGELQEGQIWEAAMFAPHNKLDRLIATVDYNGQQIDGPTEMVLSLGNLKAKFEAFGWEVLEEPNGNDMASVVAVLEKAKSLTGKGKPIAILLKTGMGYGVDFMMGSHKWHGVAPNDEQLATALAQLEETLGDY
- a CDS encoding transketolase family protein, giving the protein MKKYTYTDKKDTRSGFGDGLLEAGKRNPEVVALCADLVGSLKMADFIKAFPERFFQTGIAEANMIGMAAGLTIGGKIPFTGTFANFSTGRVYDQIRQSVAYSDKNVKICASHAGLTLGEDGATHQILEDIGLMKMLPGMTVINPCDYNQTKAATIAIAEHHGPVYLRFGRPVVPIFTDADQKFEIGKAWMVNEGADVSIFATGHLVWEAIQAGEKLAEEGIDAEIINIHTIKPLDAEAVLKSVAKTGCVVTAEEHNRLGGLGDSIAQLLAVNNPTPQEYVAVNDSFGESGTPAQLMTKYGLDAEHIIAAAKKVMARKKQNS
- a CDS encoding RNA polymerase sigma factor; translation: MAAQAEDEEILSKFRDERTRNEAFNLLLKKYQQKIYWHVRRMVIDHDDADDLTQDVFVKIWKNLPGFRNDAQLYTWMYRIATNECITFLNRKKMKNNVPLDDVAYELADTLADSTYFNGDKAQLKLQQALLTLPEKQRLVFNMKYFDDMKYEEISDVLGTSVGALKASFHLAVKKIEAYLLSSEL
- a CDS encoding aspartate aminotransferase family protein, which codes for MPTLRQLFLLHNAQTTDFPLLLEFERAEGVYMYDAEGKAYMDLISGIGVSSIGHRHPRVVEAIKNQVDKYMHLMVYGEYVQTPQVRFAEKLISVLPERLESVYFVNSGAEAVEGALKLAKRYTGRSEIIACYNSYHGSTHGALSVMGSAEFKRGYGPLLPDVNFIEFDRLPDLQKITDKTACVIVETLQGEAGVRVPEIQYMQALRHQCDKTGTLLILDEIQAGMGRTGKLFAFEHYGIEPDILLLAKALGGGMPIGAFISSRETMGAFKDNPILGHITTFGGHPVSCAAGLAALEVLLDEDLAAQVAEKEQLFKALLVHPAIKQVRGKGLMLAAEFESFELVKKIIDRCIQNGIITDWFLHCSNSMRIAPPLIITHDEVKDACAVINEAIEHYT